A genomic region of Chryseobacterium sp. KACC 21268 contains the following coding sequences:
- a CDS encoding TonB-dependent receptor, translating to MQISSFKIATSIAAICFSSVLFAQQNFSVSGTIKDQKNGELLIGVAVKVAEDPTISITANEYGFYSLSLPKGSYTLMISNPGFKDFQQIINVEENLKLNISLSQEKEEKTSNIDEVVISAVKKDKNLSTAQMGTETLSIKQIEKLPVLFGEKDVMKTIQLLPGVKSNGEGSSGFSVRGGATDQNLILLDEAPVYNASHLLGFFSTFNSDALKDASIIKGNSPAQYGGRLSSVLDVKMKDGNNKDYNVTGGIGLISSRLSVEGPIQKEKSSFIVSGRRTYADVFLKATDDFKDSKLYFYDLNLKANYQINDNNRLYLSGYFGRDVLGLGDTFSTDWGNTTATLRWNSIINSKLFSNTSFIYSNYNYNVALSSNDNTFGLDSQIEDWNLKQDFTWFAGNKHSVRFGLQSIYHTISPSSASGTSVSSFPRNPRYSWENAFYINDDFKATDKLTINYGLRLSMFSVLGGDTFNTYENGTIVNSEFLEKGKFGKTYVNLEPRITANYRINEVSSVKGGFSRNTQNLHLLSNSGSGNPTDQWIGSSYTVKPEISDQISAGYSRNFNNNNYELNAEIYYKSMQNQIDYKNGAQITFDTASDVESELLFGKGRAYGLELIAKKKSGKLTGWISYTLSKTERKINGINDDEWYNARQDKTHDLSVVATYELNPKWSLSGLFLYSTGNAVTFPTGKYELNGQTVFQYSNRNADRMPAYHRMDINATYEPVSNKRFKGSWSFGVYNIYGRQNAYTINFEDNPDNPGTTRAMQTSLFRWVPNITYNFKF from the coding sequence ATGCAGATATCATCCTTTAAAATTGCGACTTCCATTGCCGCAATTTGTTTTAGCTCCGTCCTTTTTGCACAGCAGAATTTCTCAGTGAGCGGTACGATTAAAGATCAAAAAAATGGCGAATTACTCATCGGCGTGGCTGTAAAAGTTGCCGAAGATCCTACGATTTCCATCACTGCCAACGAATATGGTTTTTACTCTCTTTCACTTCCGAAAGGTTCTTACACGTTGATGATTTCGAATCCTGGTTTTAAAGATTTTCAGCAGATTATTAATGTGGAAGAGAACTTGAAACTCAATATTTCATTAAGTCAAGAAAAAGAGGAAAAGACTTCCAATATTGATGAAGTCGTCATTTCTGCTGTGAAAAAAGACAAGAATCTTTCCACTGCGCAAATGGGAACGGAAACGTTGAGCATCAAACAAATTGAAAAACTGCCGGTTCTTTTCGGGGAAAAAGATGTGATGAAAACGATTCAACTTTTGCCGGGAGTCAAAAGCAATGGCGAAGGAAGCAGTGGTTTCAGCGTGCGAGGTGGCGCAACCGACCAGAATTTGATTTTGCTTGATGAAGCTCCGGTTTACAACGCTTCGCACTTGCTCGGATTTTTCAGTACTTTTAATAGTGATGCGCTGAAAGATGCAAGTATTATCAAAGGAAACAGTCCGGCGCAATATGGTGGCAGATTGTCATCAGTTTTGGATGTGAAAATGAAAGACGGAAACAACAAAGACTACAATGTCACAGGCGGAATCGGTTTGATTAGCAGTCGATTGAGTGTTGAAGGTCCGATTCAAAAGGAAAAATCTTCATTCATCGTTTCCGGAAGACGAACTTACGCCGATGTTTTTCTGAAAGCGACCGATGATTTTAAAGACAGCAAACTTTATTTCTACGATTTGAACTTAAAAGCGAATTATCAGATTAATGACAATAACCGATTATATTTATCGGGATATTTTGGGCGAGACGTTCTAGGTTTGGGCGATACTTTTTCCACAGATTGGGGAAACACGACGGCGACTTTGCGTTGGAACAGCATTATCAACAGCAAGTTGTTTTCGAATACATCGTTCATTTACAGCAACTACAACTACAATGTCGCTCTCAGCAGTAACGACAATACTTTTGGACTTGATTCTCAGATTGAAGACTGGAATTTGAAACAAGATTTCACTTGGTTTGCAGGGAACAAACATTCAGTTCGATTTGGTTTGCAGTCTATTTACCATACGATTTCTCCGAGCAGTGCAAGCGGAACCAGCGTGAGTAGTTTTCCGAGAAACCCGAGATATTCCTGGGAAAATGCTTTTTACATCAATGATGATTTCAAAGCGACCGACAAGTTGACCATCAATTATGGATTGCGACTTTCGATGTTCAGCGTTTTGGGTGGCGACACTTTTAACACTTATGAAAACGGAACCATCGTCAATTCTGAATTTCTGGAAAAAGGAAAATTCGGAAAAACTTATGTGAATTTGGAGCCAAGAATCACAGCAAATTACAGAATTAATGAAGTCAGCAGTGTGAAAGGTGGATTTTCCAGAAACACGCAGAATCTCCATTTATTAAGCAACAGCGGAAGCGGAAATCCAACCGACCAATGGATTGGAAGCAGTTACACGGTGAAACCTGAGATTTCCGACCAAATTAGCGCGGGTTACAGCCGAAACTTCAACAACAATAATTATGAATTGAATGCTGAGATTTATTACAAATCAATGCAAAATCAAATCGATTATAAAAACGGCGCCCAAATCACGTTTGACACTGCTTCAGATGTTGAAAGCGAGTTGTTGTTTGGAAAAGGAAGAGCATATGGATTGGAATTGATTGCCAAGAAGAAAAGCGGAAAACTGACAGGTTGGATTTCCTACACGTTGTCAAAAACGGAAAGAAAAATCAACGGAATCAATGATGACGAATGGTACAACGCCAGACAGGACAAAACCCACGACCTCTCTGTTGTAGCCACTTACGAACTGAATCCAAAATGGTCTCTCTCAGGATTGTTTCTCTACAGCACAGGAAATGCCGTCACGTTCCCGACCGGAAAATATGAACTGAACGGACAAACGGTTTTCCAATACAGCAACAGAAACGCCGACAGAATGCCAGCCTACCACAGAATGGATATCAACGCCACGTACGAACCCGTTTCCAACAAGCGTTTCAAAGGTTCTTGGTCGTTTGGCGTCTACAATATTTATGGTCGACAAAATGCATACACCATCAATTTTGAAGATAATCCAGACAATCCGGGAACGACGAGAGCAATGCAGACTTCCTTGTTCCGATGGGTTCCGAACATTACTTACAATTTCAAATTTTAA
- the pgl gene encoding 6-phosphogluconolactonase, with translation MSVKIVDDLDHLYKEAAELFSDLAKESIGQKGKFVVALSGGSSPKAIFELLATKEYSEKIDWKNIYFFWVDERWVPLDDDKSNAKMTFETLLNQVPVTKDHIYPMYKEGISPEAYAAEYENDIRTVLGEEGRFDFILLGMGDDGHTASLFPGEEILNETEKWVDAYYLAPQEMYRITLTAPIINKAENVLVITFGKSKKSALNEVLNGAYNPNLYPLQLIKPEKNELQILTTSETLVTV, from the coding sequence ATGAGTGTTAAGATAGTAGATGACTTAGACCATCTTTACAAAGAAGCAGCGGAATTGTTCAGTGATCTTGCCAAAGAATCAATAGGGCAGAAGGGCAAATTCGTTGTGGCTTTGAGTGGTGGCAGTTCACCAAAAGCGATTTTCGAATTGCTGGCGACAAAAGAATATTCAGAAAAAATCGATTGGAAAAATATTTATTTCTTTTGGGTAGATGAGCGTTGGGTTCCGCTGGATGATGATAAAAGCAATGCCAAGATGACCTTTGAGACCCTTTTGAATCAGGTTCCAGTCACCAAAGATCACATATATCCAATGTACAAAGAGGGGATTTCTCCCGAAGCTTATGCGGCAGAATATGAAAATGACATCAGAACGGTTCTTGGAGAAGAAGGTCGATTTGACTTCATCCTATTAGGAATGGGCGATGATGGACATACGGCATCCCTATTTCCTGGAGAAGAGATTTTGAATGAAACCGAAAAGTGGGTAGATGCTTACTATTTGGCACCACAAGAAATGTACAGAATTACGCTGACCGCGCCAATCATCAATAAAGCAGAAAATGTTTTGGTCATTACTTTTGGAAAGTCAAAAAAGTCTGCCTTGAACGAAGTTTTGAATGGTGCGTACAATCCCAATTTGTATCCTTTACAACTCATCAAACCAGAAAAAAACGAACTGCAAATATTGACAACTTCTGAAACATTGGTGACTGTTTAA
- a CDS encoding DUF4249 domain-containing protein, whose product MKHLFLIILSLFLIVSCEKEINLDLEDQSGKIVIEGNITDQAGPYFVRITKSVAFTQSNEYPAIENAQVTLSNDLGQIETLQYAGNGFYQALNFQGRQGRTYTLKILAEGKEYVAQSTMPKAVDFEGLQQDSFLVAGELSYTLLPIFTDPPALGNRYLFRYSVNGRSKTNFLEFSDNVNNGLPNQRPLLLPNDDEDGSVKVKPGDKIEVEMNCIDEKVYTYFSALLQLSGGGGFGGGLTPTNPPSNFSNGALGYFSAHTVRLKNVIIE is encoded by the coding sequence ATGAAGCATTTATTTTTAATCATATTGTCGTTATTTCTAATCGTTTCTTGTGAGAAGGAAATCAATCTGGATTTGGAAGACCAAAGTGGAAAAATCGTCATCGAGGGAAATATCACAGACCAAGCCGGACCTTATTTTGTTAGAATTACAAAGTCAGTCGCCTTCACTCAAAGTAATGAGTATCCAGCGATTGAAAATGCGCAAGTGACGTTGAGCAATGATCTTGGGCAAATAGAAACTTTACAATATGCTGGAAACGGATTCTACCAAGCATTGAATTTTCAAGGGCGGCAGGGGCGAACTTACACTTTGAAAATCCTTGCAGAAGGAAAAGAATATGTCGCACAAAGCACAATGCCAAAAGCAGTAGACTTTGAAGGTTTACAGCAGGATTCTTTTCTCGTAGCCGGAGAATTGAGCTACACACTTTTACCGATTTTTACCGACCCGCCAGCTTTGGGAAATCGTTATCTTTTCCGTTATTCTGTCAATGGTCGTTCTAAAACGAATTTCTTGGAATTCTCGGATAATGTCAACAACGGATTGCCAAACCAACGGCCATTATTGTTACCTAATGATGACGAGGATGGTAGTGTAAAAGTGAAACCCGGCGATAAGATAGAAGTTGAGATGAATTGTATTGATGAAAAAGTTTATACTTATTTCTCTGCACTTCTTCAGCTCTCGGGTGGAGGAGGATTTGGTGGTGGTCTGACGCCGACAAATCCGCCAAGCAATTTTAGTAATGGTGCATTGGGATATTTCTCGGCTCATACAGTAAGATTGAAAAATGTAATAATCGAGTAG
- the zwf gene encoding glucose-6-phosphate dehydrogenase produces MNDNKALQPTSIIIFGATGDLAKRKLFPAFYNLFIEGRMPEQFNIVALGRADKNNEDFKNYVKENLVLFSRNQKSIDAEWEKFQSHITYFRHQIDEDNSYQELDVKLKSLDDEYGLRANRLFYLSIAPNFVSVISGHLKKAALAPNPAQDRIIIEKPFGHDKSSAIELNSLLSRTFEEEQIYRIDHYLGKETVQNILAFRFGNSIFEPIWNCHYVESVQITVAEEVGVESRGGFYEVTGALKDMIQNHLLQILCMVAMEQPASLDAGEIRDRKVDVLKSIRRIPLDRVSHYAVRGQYGKGTLNGKELKAYREEEGVAPDSNTETFAAIKFYLDNERWDGVPFYVRTGKRMKEKHSYITIQFKPLPQSTFIAGKHALSQNKLIINIQPLMDIRLQFMTKKPGLTVELKPVEMVFDYFSCKEDTPEAYETLLLDALEGDLTLFMRSDQVEEAWDVVKTIQEYWESNPDPSFPNYAAGSSGPEQCELLLQREEHTWE; encoded by the coding sequence GCAGATAAAAATAATGAGGATTTCAAAAATTACGTCAAAGAAAACTTAGTTCTTTTTTCCCGCAACCAAAAATCAATTGATGCAGAATGGGAAAAGTTTCAGTCCCATATCACCTACTTCAGACATCAGATCGATGAGGATAATTCCTATCAGGAGCTTGATGTAAAATTAAAATCACTTGATGATGAATATGGTTTGAGAGCAAACAGATTGTTTTATCTGTCGATTGCGCCTAATTTTGTGTCGGTGATCTCTGGACATCTCAAAAAAGCGGCGTTGGCTCCCAATCCAGCACAAGATCGCATCATCATTGAGAAACCTTTTGGCCACGATAAAAGTTCCGCAATAGAGTTGAATAGTTTGCTGTCAAGAACTTTTGAAGAAGAGCAGATCTACCGCATCGATCATTATTTAGGAAAGGAAACGGTTCAGAATATTTTGGCCTTCCGTTTTGGAAACTCAATCTTCGAACCTATTTGGAACTGCCACTATGTAGAATCGGTACAGATCACCGTAGCAGAGGAAGTTGGAGTAGAATCCCGAGGCGGTTTTTACGAAGTCACAGGTGCATTGAAGGATATGATCCAAAACCATCTGTTGCAGATCCTTTGTATGGTCGCGATGGAACAGCCAGCTTCTTTGGATGCCGGTGAAATCCGAGATCGCAAGGTAGATGTTCTAAAATCCATCCGAAGAATCCCACTGGATCGTGTCAGTCATTATGCTGTCCGAGGTCAATATGGTAAAGGAACATTGAACGGGAAAGAGCTCAAGGCTTATCGTGAGGAAGAAGGCGTAGCTCCAGATTCCAACACCGAGACTTTTGCTGCCATCAAATTCTATCTGGACAACGAGCGTTGGGATGGTGTTCCTTTCTATGTTCGCACAGGCAAACGAATGAAAGAAAAGCATTCTTACATCACTATCCAATTCAAACCGCTTCCACAATCAACTTTCATAGCAGGAAAGCACGCACTTTCTCAAAATAAACTGATCATCAACATCCAACCTTTGATGGATATCAGACTTCAGTTTATGACAAAAAAACCTGGACTTACCGTGGAACTGAAACCAGTTGAAATGGTCTTCGATTATTTTTCCTGCAAAGAAGATACGCCGGAAGCTTATGAAACCTTACTCTTGGACGCATTGGAAGGAGACCTGACATTATTTATGCGTTCTGATCAAGTAGAGGAGGCGTGGGATGTTGTGAAAACGATACAGGAATATTGGGAAAGCAATCCAGATCCATCTTTCCCAAATTATGCAGCGGGAAGCAGTGGACCGGAGCAATGTGAATTGTTACTTCAACGAGAAGAGCATACTTGGGAATAA